One window of Nicotiana tomentosiformis chromosome 11, ASM39032v3, whole genome shotgun sequence genomic DNA carries:
- the LOC104110254 gene encoding histone-lysine N-methyltransferase ASHH1, translating to MLNSDEDKSNVVQLPEGVTPFIHINQNEFLGRKHKKLKEEDIAICECKYDASDPESACGERCLNVLTSTECTPGYCHCGENCRNQRFQKCEYAKTKLFRTEGRGWGLLADENIKAGQFIIEYSGEVISSEEAKKRSQAYEAHGLKDAYIISLNANYFIDATRKGSFARFINHSCHPNCETRKWTVLGETRVGIFAKQDISVGTELAYNYNFEWYGGATVRCLCGAANCSIFLGAKSQGFQEYNHVWEDGDVRYSVEEVPLYDSAEDEPFPVISGSGTSGGNEHTTCKLELNAVEPHYSAPPGSIEVKATTTEVNEQGQLYPIDIQQQFQQANPISRIRSNSTSRNYNIGSGSTPKKKSQHIPKRKVKSSNRKQVNDADFAEMFASKEAREEVTKYEGIKNEAALKLNSIYDEIRPAIEEHGRDNQDSVPTSVAEKWIEASCSKYKADFDFYFSVIKNVMCPRPATNADAAGPSEGGAEPQTANAEVKPSEGEAE from the exons ATGCTGAATTCAGACGAAGACAAAAGCAATGTG gTCCAACTGCCTGAAGGAGTAACGCCATTTATACATATTAATCAGAATGAGTTTTTAGGGCGAAA ACATAAGAAGCTGAAAGAAGAGGATATCGCTATTTGTGAGTGCAAGTATGATGCCAGTGATCCTGAAAGTGCATGTGGAGAAAGATGCTTGAATGTACTGACCAGCACTGAATGTACACCAGGATACTGTCATTGTGGTGAGAATTGCAGGAATCAG AGATTCCAGAAATGTGAATACGCGAAAACCAAGTTGTTCAGGACTGAAGGGCGTGGTTGGGGTCTTTTAGCTGATGAGAATATAAAG GCTGGACAGTTTATCATTGAATACTCTGGAGAAGTGATATCATCTGAAGAAGCGAAGAAAAGGTCTCAGGCTTATGAAGCTCATG GGCTTAAGGATGCGTACATAATTTCTCTGAATGCTAACTATTTCATTGATGCCACCCGGAAGGGAAGTTTTGCAAGATTCATAAATCATTCTTG CCATCCAAATTGTGAAACAAGGAAATGGACAGTGTTAGGGGAAACAAGGGTAGGAATATTTGCAAAGCAAGATATATCTGTTGGAACGGAGTTGGCATATAACTATAATTTTGAGTGGTATGGGGGTGCAACTGTTCGTTGTCTATGTGGAGCTGCAAACTGTTCTATATTTCTGGGTGCCAAGTCTCAAGGATTCCAG GAGTATAACCATGTTTGGGAAGATGGGGATGTCAG ATATTCAGTGGAGGAAGTTCCACTTTATGACTCGGCAGAAGATGAACCTTTTCCAGTGATTTCTGGAAGTGGAACTAGTGGAGGAAATGAGCACACTACGTGCAAGTTGGAACTAAATGCTGTGGAACCCCATTATTCAGCTCCACCCGGCAGCATCGAAGTAAAAGCAACGACGACTGAGGTGAATGAGCAGGGTCAGTTGTATCCTATAGATATCCAGCAACAATTTCAGCAGGCAAATCCAATATCTCGCATCCGAAGTAATAGCACATCTAGAAATTATAATATTGGATCTGGTTCAACAccaaagaagaagtctcagcatATTCCCAAGCGAAAGGTCAAATCTTCCAACCGTAAGCAAGTGAATGATGCCGATTTTGCTGAAATGTTTGCATCAAAGGAAGCACGGGAAGAAGTTACTAAGTACGAG GGGATAAAAAATGAAGCCGCTTTGAAGCTCAATTCCATATATGATGAAATTCGCCCTGCCATTGAAGAGCATGGGCGGGACAACCAGGATAGTGTGCCCACCAGCGTAGCAGAGAAGTGGATCGAAGCAAGCTGCTCCAAATACAAGGCAGATTTTGATTTCTACTTTTCTGTGATCAAGAATGTGATGTGCCCTCGTCCAGCAACCAACGCTGATGCAGCGGGGCCTTCTGAAGGAGGAGCCGAACCTCAAACAGCCAATGCTGAAGTCAAGCCTTCTGAAGGAGAAGCTGAATGA